From Blastochloris viridis, one genomic window encodes:
- the pgeF gene encoding peptidoglycan editing factor PgeF, with amino-acid sequence METAPLPVITSPQLAALGHVRHAFFTRQGGASAGIYASLNGGQGSSDDPALVQENRARMVAALGVAGPLVSVYQVHSPNVATVREPWERGTAPKADAMVTDRPGIALGITTADCGPVLFADREAGIIGAAHAGWRGAVDGVLAATVEAMVQLGAARARIIAAIGPVIRQPSYEVGPDFVARVAAAQAGSERYFIASAGDRVRFDLPGFIRDRLADAGVGTIEDLGLDTYADDTRFFSYRRTTHRGEPDYGRLISAIALVR; translated from the coding sequence ATGGAAACCGCTCCCCTGCCCGTCATCACCTCGCCGCAACTGGCCGCGCTCGGCCATGTCCGCCACGCCTTCTTCACCCGCCAGGGCGGAGCGTCGGCGGGCATCTATGCCAGCCTCAATGGCGGCCAGGGCTCCAGCGACGATCCCGCCCTTGTTCAAGAGAACCGGGCGCGGATGGTGGCGGCGCTCGGCGTCGCCGGCCCGCTGGTCAGCGTCTACCAGGTGCATTCGCCGAACGTGGCGACGGTGCGGGAGCCGTGGGAGCGCGGCACGGCACCCAAGGCCGACGCCATGGTGACCGACCGTCCGGGGATCGCGCTCGGCATCACCACCGCCGACTGCGGCCCGGTGCTGTTCGCCGACCGCGAGGCCGGTATTATCGGCGCCGCCCACGCCGGCTGGCGCGGCGCGGTCGACGGCGTGCTGGCCGCCACCGTCGAGGCGATGGTGCAGCTCGGCGCGGCGCGCGCGCGCATCATTGCCGCCATCGGCCCGGTGATCCGCCAGCCATCCTATGAGGTCGGCCCCGATTTCGTCGCCCGGGTCGCGGCGGCGCAAGCTGGCAGCGAGCGCTACTTCATAGCCAGTGCCGGCGACCGGGTGAGGTTCGACCTGCCCGGCTTCATCCGCGACCGGCTGGCGGACGCCGGGGTCGGCACCATCGAGGACCTCGGCCTCGATACCTATGCCGACGACACCCGGTTCTTCAGCTATCGCCGCACCACCCACCGCGGCGAGCCGGACTACGGCCGCCTGATCAGCGCCATCGCGCTGGTGCGGTAA
- a CDS encoding class I SAM-dependent methyltransferase, protein MTPLQREIAELIRTDGPLSLARYMALCLGHPRLGYYVTRDPLGRTGDFVTAPEISQMFGELVGLWCADAWVRMNQPAQIALVELGPGRGTLMADTLRALKVVPALRAAVSVHLVETSPVLRQHQRMALAGAGVPIAWHDRLDEVPAGPMLLIANEFLDALPIIQLVRTPQGWHERQVGLDGGTLAFGLSPVRYPDAAIPTAFGGVPIGSLIELSPARAAAARDIAARVATDGGAALLIDYGHALSGVGDTFQAVRGHAFADPLSDPGEADLTSHVDFAALAAAAREAGASVHGPVTQGAFLKALGIDARAARLAAAAPDQAEGIAAARHRLTGADAMGDLFKVLAVKDPRMGPLAGFEA, encoded by the coding sequence ATGACGCCGCTCCAGCGCGAGATTGCCGAGCTGATCCGCACCGACGGGCCGCTGTCGCTGGCGCGCTACATGGCGCTGTGCCTCGGCCACCCGCGGCTCGGCTATTACGTCACGCGCGACCCGCTCGGCCGGACCGGCGACTTCGTCACCGCACCGGAAATCTCGCAGATGTTCGGCGAGCTGGTCGGGCTGTGGTGCGCCGACGCCTGGGTGCGGATGAACCAGCCGGCGCAAATCGCCCTGGTCGAACTCGGCCCTGGCCGCGGCACGCTGATGGCCGATACGCTGCGGGCGCTGAAGGTGGTGCCGGCGCTGCGGGCCGCCGTCTCGGTGCATCTGGTCGAAACCAGCCCGGTGCTGCGGCAGCACCAGCGCATGGCGCTCGCCGGCGCCGGGGTTCCGATCGCCTGGCACGACCGGCTGGATGAGGTGCCAGCCGGCCCGATGCTGCTGATTGCAAACGAGTTTCTCGACGCCCTGCCGATCATCCAGCTGGTGAGGACGCCCCAAGGCTGGCACGAGCGCCAGGTCGGCCTCGATGGCGGGACGCTCGCCTTCGGCCTGTCGCCGGTGCGCTATCCTGACGCCGCCATCCCCACCGCATTCGGCGGCGTCCCGATCGGCAGCCTGATCGAACTCTCGCCGGCGCGGGCCGCGGCGGCGCGCGACATCGCCGCCCGTGTGGCCACCGACGGCGGCGCGGCGCTGCTGATCGATTACGGCCACGCCCTGAGCGGCGTCGGCGACACCTTCCAGGCGGTGAGGGGCCACGCCTTCGCCGACCCGCTTTCCGACCCCGGTGAGGCCGACCTCACCAGCCACGTCGATTTCGCCGCGCTGGCGGCAGCCGCCCGCGAGGCCGGCGCTTCGGTGCACGGCCCGGTGACGCAGGGCGCCTTCCTCAAGGCGCTCGGCATCGACGCGCGGGCGGCACGGCTGGCGGCGGCTGCGCCCGATCAAGCCGAGGGCATCGCAGCGGCGCGGCATCGTCTTACCGGTGCCGACGCCATGGGCGATCTGTTCAAGGTGCTGGCGGTCAAAGACCCGAGGATGGGGCCGCTGGCAGGGTTCGAGGCTTGA
- a CDS encoding ribose-phosphate pyrophosphokinase: MGAYLEIPLAKAVVRRFADMEVFVEIQENVRGKDVFVVQSTSFPANDHLMELLIIIDALRRASARRITAVLPYFGYARQDRKPGPRTPISAKLVANLITRAGADRVLTLDLHAGQIQGFFDIPTDNLYASPVMVRDVKERYQLDKVTVVSPDVGGVVRARGIAKRIDAPLAIVDKRRERPGESEVMNIIGDVEGRICILVDDIVDSGGTLVNAAEALLQQGATEVYAYITHGVLSGGAVSRITASKIKELVITDSIQPTEAVRVSRNIRVLSIATLLGEAIGRTACEESVSSLFD, translated from the coding sequence ATCGGCGCCTATCTCGAAATACCCCTGGCAAAAGCCGTGGTCCGGCGCTTCGCCGACATGGAAGTGTTCGTCGAGATTCAGGAGAACGTGCGCGGAAAGGACGTCTTCGTCGTTCAATCGACATCCTTCCCCGCCAACGACCACTTGATGGAGCTCCTGATCATCATCGATGCGCTGCGCCGGGCCTCGGCGCGACGCATCACCGCGGTTCTCCCTTATTTTGGCTATGCCCGGCAGGATCGCAAGCCCGGCCCGCGCACGCCGATCTCGGCCAAGCTGGTCGCCAATCTGATCACCCGCGCCGGCGCCGACCGCGTGCTGACGCTCGACCTCCACGCCGGCCAGATCCAGGGCTTCTTCGACATCCCGACCGACAACCTCTACGCCTCGCCGGTGATGGTGCGCGACGTGAAGGAGCGTTACCAGCTCGACAAGGTGACGGTGGTATCGCCCGACGTCGGCGGCGTGGTGCGCGCCCGCGGCATCGCCAAGCGCATCGACGCCCCGCTCGCCATCGTCGACAAGCGGCGCGAGCGCCCCGGCGAGAGCGAGGTGATGAACATCATCGGCGACGTCGAGGGCCGCATCTGCATCCTGGTCGACGACATCGTCGATTCCGGCGGCACGCTGGTGAATGCCGCCGAAGCGCTGCTGCAGCAGGGCGCGACCGAGGTCTACGCCTACATCACCCACGGCGTGCTGTCGGGCGGCGCGGTGTCGCGCATCACCGCCTCCAAGATCAAGGAACTGGTGATCACCGACTCCATCCAGCCCACCGAGGCGGTGCGGGTGTCCCGCAACATCCGGGTGCTGTCGAT